GATGTGCTCAAGTGCCTTTGGGCGGATACCTGCAATTTTTTTGAATGCCCAGAGCTTTGTGAGATATTCTGTCTGTGTGATCATATCGTATTCGGAAATATAAAGGGATTTGTATTTGAAAGAAGTCAGACACTGGGAATGAACGGTGAAAAATGCGACTTTTGCTTCATAAATAGGAAAGGGGAAAGTTAAATGAATAGGGCTGAGGAAAAATGGTCCGGGGATGCCGGAAAAATGAAAATGTTTCTTCTTCAAGAAATAGAAGAAAGAGGTCTGGAATGGAGAGGTTTGTTAGAACGGTGTCTTGGAGATTGTCAAAAAAACAAAATTTTAGATGTCGGATGTGGAACCGGGTTTATTTCGCTGCTTCTTGCACAAATTGGGTGTGATGTCATTGCAATAGACAATAATGTCGCAATGCTCAAGGAAGCTGAAAAAATATCTGAGGAGTTAGGATTTTCAAATAAAATCACTTTTATGCTTAAAGACGCAGAGTTAGTGGATTTTCCCGATAATACCTTTAATGCAGTGGTCTCAAGACATGCCTTTTGGCTATTTAATAATCCGAAAAAAGTTTATGCGCAGTGGTACAGAATTTTGAAATCCGGCGGTTGTATGCTGAATTTAGATGCAAATTGGCTTTTCCCTTTTTGGGGAGAGGAACAGGCAAAGCTCTTTCAGTCAGATGAAAACATTTTAACAAAACGCTACGGCAAATTTCAGGATTATTATCATGATACAGATATGATGGACGAATTGAAAAAACTCCCTTTAAGTTATATAAAACGCCCGGAATGGGATTTGGAAACATGCAGAGAAACAGGTTTTAAGAACATTGAAACAGAGACACTGTTACAGGAAAAGTATTGGAATCCTTTTATGGCACGCAGGTATCGCACGATGCCGACCTTTATCATCAAAGCTCAAAAGTAATATTTACGGAGGAAAATAAATGAAAAAAAATAAAGCATTAAAATGGGAAATTAAAGATGTCATTGCGGCTGCTCT
This genomic window from Solobacterium moorei contains:
- a CDS encoding class I SAM-dependent methyltransferase; the encoded protein is MNRAEEKWSGDAGKMKMFLLQEIEERGLEWRGLLERCLGDCQKNKILDVGCGTGFISLLLAQIGCDVIAIDNNVAMLKEAEKISEELGFSNKITFMLKDAELVDFPDNTFNAVVSRHAFWLFNNPKKVYAQWYRILKSGGCMLNLDANWLFPFWGEEQAKLFQSDENILTKRYGKFQDYYHDTDMMDELKKLPLSYIKRPEWDLETCRETGFKNIETETLLQEKYWNPFMARRYRTMPTFIIKAQK